Proteins encoded together in one Clostridium felsineum DSM 794 window:
- a CDS encoding EFR1 family ferrodoxin (N-terminal region resembles flavodoxins. C-terminal ferrodoxin region binds two 4Fe-4S clusters.), with the protein MILYFTGTGNSAYIAKQISKSIGDRLISINEKIKGNDVSEINVDDRLIFVVPTYAWRIPRIVEEWIDKTKFKGDVNTYFVMNCGVSIGNAEKDIKQLCKRKELRYMGLTSIVMPENYIAMYDAPKEAVARQIIENANPVINKAASIIKEGNSFPKVKSNLVGGLNSFLVNTLFYSFFVKAHKFTADNKCVGCGVCVKECPLNNIQLKEKKPVWGNKCTHCMACICKCPTSAIEYGKSSVGKVRYQCPM; encoded by the coding sequence ATGATTTTATATTTTACAGGGACAGGAAATAGCGCTTATATTGCTAAACAGATATCAAAGTCTATAGGAGATAGGCTTATTTCAATAAACGAAAAAATTAAAGGAAATGATGTATCAGAAATAAATGTAGATGATAGGCTGATTTTTGTGGTGCCAACTTACGCATGGAGGATTCCAAGAATAGTAGAAGAATGGATTGATAAAACAAAATTTAAAGGTGACGTAAATACCTATTTTGTTATGAATTGTGGTGTAAGTATTGGAAACGCTGAGAAAGATATAAAACAACTATGTAAAAGAAAAGAATTAAGGTATATGGGGTTAACTAGCATTGTTATGCCAGAAAATTATATTGCCATGTATGATGCACCCAAGGAAGCTGTTGCAAGGCAGATCATTGAAAATGCAAATCCTGTAATTAATAAGGCTGCAAGTATTATTAAAGAAGGAAATTCATTTCCCAAAGTGAAGAGTAACCTTGTTGGTGGCTTGAACAGTTTTCTTGTAAATACATTATTTTATTCATTTTTTGTAAAAGCACATAAATTTACAGCAGATAATAAATGTGTGGGTTGTGGAGTATGTGTAAAGGAATGTCCCCTTAATAATATACAGCTGAAGGAAAAAAAGCCTGTCTGGGGAAATAAGTGTACTCACTGTATGGCATGTATTTGCAAATGTCCTACAAGTGCTATTGAGTATGGTAAAAGCAGTGTTGGTAAGGTTCGTTATCAATGTCCGATGTAG
- a CDS encoding LysR family transcriptional regulator, with product MTLQQLKYAIKISNCGSINIAANKLFITQPSLSNAIKELERELNISIFERTNRGVSVTTAGAEFLGYARQVVEQAELLEKKYFNKKPWPQHFSVSTQHYAFSVNAFVDLIKEYGNDEYEFSLRETKTYEIIDDVKNLRSEIGILYLNEFNSKILNKLFKESNLKFTKLFVAKPHVFISKSNPLSKKSEVAIQDLEDYPYLCFEQGEYNSFHFSEEILSTLSHKKTIRVSDRATLFNLLIGLNGYTISTGILSSDLNGDDIIAVPLAADEAITVGFISHKSISLSNLAKIYIDALHKAILI from the coding sequence ATGACATTACAACAATTAAAATATGCAATTAAAATTTCAAATTGTGGTTCAATTAATATTGCAGCAAATAAACTTTTTATTACTCAACCTAGTCTTTCTAATGCTATTAAAGAACTAGAACGTGAATTAAATATAAGCATTTTTGAGAGAACAAATCGTGGAGTTAGCGTTACAACTGCCGGAGCCGAATTTTTAGGCTATGCTCGGCAAGTAGTAGAACAAGCAGAACTATTAGAAAAAAAATACTTTAATAAAAAACCTTGGCCGCAGCATTTTTCTGTATCCACTCAGCATTATGCTTTTTCTGTAAATGCCTTTGTTGATTTGATAAAAGAATATGGAAATGATGAATATGAATTTAGTTTAAGAGAAACAAAAACTTATGAAATTATTGATGATGTAAAAAATCTTAGAAGTGAAATAGGAATTTTATATTTAAATGAATTTAATTCGAAAATTTTAAACAAACTATTTAAGGAAAGTAATCTGAAATTTACTAAGTTATTTGTGGCAAAACCACATGTTTTTATTAGCAAAAGTAATCCTCTTTCAAAGAAAAGTGAGGTTGCTATTCAGGATTTAGAAGACTATCCTTATCTATGCTTTGAACAAGGAGAATATAATTCCTTCCACTTTTCTGAAGAAATACTAAGCACCCTTTCACATAAAAAAACCATTAGAGTCAGCGATAGAGCTACACTTTTTAACCTCTTAATTGGTCTAAATGGGTATACTATTTCAACAGGAATTTTAAGCTCTGATTTAAATGGAGATGACATTATAGCTGTGCCTTTAGCTGCTGATGAAGCAATAACTGTGGGCTTTATTTCACATAAAAGCATATCCCTTAGTAACCTAGCGAAGATTTATATTGATGCTTTACATAAAGCAATTTTGATATAG
- a CDS encoding 5-methyltetrahydropteroyltriglutamate--homocysteine S-methyltransferase → MKVNAPFRYDIVGSFLRPSALKKARSEYKAGKITKEELKTVEDLAIITLIEKQKKAGLKTITDGEFRRSSWHLDFMWAFNGVGHSKTEKGIPFNGEPALIDDTFLTGKVSIENHPFVEHFKFVKQFEDENTVARQTIPAPAQFLFQMITPDNIKGTKAIYTDEEELIKDIAKAYTKVIKDLYDVGCRNIQFDDCTFGVCVDPNACFILGTDEKGLQENIEKLIRINNLVIEEKPEDLVINTHICRGNFHSTWACTGGYNRVAKDLFAKENVNAFYLEFDDERSGGFEPLKYVSSDKKVVLGLITTKAKELENKEALIKRINEAAKYIPLERLCLSPQCGFASTEEGNKLTEEDQWAKIKLVIEIAKEVWK, encoded by the coding sequence ATGAAAGTTAACGCACCTTTTAGGTATGATATTGTAGGAAGTTTTTTAAGACCTAGTGCTTTAAAAAAAGCAAGAAGTGAATATAAAGCTGGAAAAATTACAAAAGAAGAATTGAAAACCGTTGAAGACCTTGCAATTATAACTTTAATTGAGAAACAAAAAAAGGCTGGACTAAAAACTATAACTGATGGTGAATTTAGAAGAAGCTCTTGGCATCTTGATTTTATGTGGGCATTTAATGGTGTAGGTCATTCAAAAACAGAAAAAGGTATACCCTTTAATGGCGAACCTGCACTAATTGACGATACTTTTCTTACTGGTAAGGTGTCTATAGAAAACCATCCATTTGTAGAGCACTTTAAATTTGTAAAACAATTTGAGGATGAAAATACTGTAGCACGTCAGACTATACCTGCACCTGCACAATTCTTATTTCAAATGATTACACCAGATAATATTAAAGGCACAAAGGCTATTTATACTGATGAAGAAGAATTAATTAAGGATATTGCAAAAGCCTATACAAAAGTAATAAAGGATTTATATGACGTAGGCTGCAGAAACATTCAATTTGATGATTGTACCTTTGGAGTGTGTGTTGATCCTAATGCTTGTTTTATTTTGGGAACAGATGAAAAAGGCCTTCAAGAAAACATTGAAAAATTAATTAGAATCAACAATCTTGTAATTGAAGAAAAGCCAGAGGATTTAGTAATTAACACTCACATTTGTCGTGGAAATTTTCATTCTACTTGGGCTTGCACTGGAGGTTACAACAGAGTAGCAAAGGATTTATTCGCAAAAGAAAATGTAAATGCCTTTTATTTAGAATTTGACGATGAACGTTCAGGCGGTTTTGAACCTTTAAAATATGTAAGTTCTGATAAAAAGGTTGTTTTGGGTCTTATAACCACAAAAGCAAAAGAGCTTGAAAATAAAGAAGCTCTTATAAAAAGAATTAATGAAGCTGCAAAATACATTCCTTTAGAGCGCTTATGTCTTAGTCCTCAATGTGGTTTTGCATCTACAGAAGAAGGAAATAAACTTACAGAAGAAGATCAGTGGGCTAAAATTAAATTAGTTATAGAAATAGCAAAAGAAGTGTGGAAATAG
- a CDS encoding M6 family metalloprotease domain-containing protein, which produces MSKIIKYLTSAVVIAVTYSVLSTGVLAAPVHNQKHELRQPDGNKVQVLVTGDEYYEQIESLDGYTLCRDKNGWICYAKLNADKTDYVSTGAVYKNNNTLGDMKIAVKPDNSGIKGKLQKHLKITKAAMESKANKVREKLHGMEYSPKAATENKSSINALLESKIKASNLTNVNGLAVLVDFSDQQSAISKADINNFFNGVNYTGYGNNGSIRDFYYDVSGGKLTYTNNVIGFYRAKHPKSYYDDINEATGSYAKSDELANEVFDWLKASGIDMSKITTDSNGYAKAVNILYAGTADAGWAKGLWPHQSWYEGQDSINGVKIQKYEMSDIGNDLSIYTICHESGHMIYGYPDLYDYDGDSEGTGGYSLMSGADDEKNPIPPDPYCRNVMSGWNTPISMNTYPSGTKFDAQTNGTGNQYCYKWSGSNPKEYYLIENIQKTGRYASAPDAGLAVWHVDENGDNSKNAMTAANHYLVSLEQADGRFDLEKNVNGGDSEDLFRAGYRDSFGDTTLPNSKWWNGSASGLNISGISSLGNDMTFVQGGTVIDNPYKNIAPQATASSSYVSDWESISALNDGKEPTSSNDRSAAVYGNWPKTGTQWVQYQFNKQFTISSTDVYWFKDGQGIDVPASYQVLYWDGSAWQYVQNAKGLGTEINKYNTTTFTPVTTNAIAIQMTSKGSSSTGILEWKVFGK; this is translated from the coding sequence ATGTCGAAAATAATTAAATATCTAACATCCGCAGTGGTGATAGCAGTAACTTATAGTGTTCTTAGTACAGGAGTTCTAGCAGCTCCAGTTCACAACCAAAAACATGAATTAAGACAACCAGATGGAAACAAGGTACAAGTTTTGGTTACAGGTGACGAATATTATGAACAGATAGAAAGCTTAGACGGATATACTCTTTGCCGTGACAAAAATGGTTGGATTTGCTATGCAAAATTAAATGCAGACAAAACTGATTATGTTTCAACTGGAGCAGTGTATAAAAATAATAATACACTAGGTGATATGAAAATTGCAGTTAAACCTGATAATTCAGGAATTAAGGGTAAGCTTCAAAAGCATTTAAAAATAACAAAGGCTGCAATGGAAAGCAAGGCTAATAAGGTAAGAGAAAAACTTCATGGAATGGAATATAGCCCTAAAGCAGCAACGGAAAATAAGTCTAGTATCAATGCATTATTGGAGTCTAAAATAAAGGCATCTAATTTAACCAATGTAAATGGACTAGCTGTATTAGTTGATTTTTCAGATCAGCAAAGTGCTATATCGAAAGCAGATATAAATAATTTCTTTAATGGAGTAAATTATACAGGCTATGGTAATAATGGTTCTATAAGAGATTTCTATTATGATGTATCTGGAGGAAAGCTTACTTATACAAATAATGTAATTGGTTTTTATAGAGCAAAGCATCCTAAATCTTATTATGATGATATCAATGAAGCTACAGGAAGCTATGCTAAGTCAGATGAGCTAGCAAATGAGGTTTTTGATTGGCTTAAAGCTTCAGGTATTGATATGTCTAAGATAACTACAGATTCAAATGGTTATGCCAAAGCTGTTAACATTCTTTATGCAGGTACAGCTGATGCAGGTTGGGCAAAGGGTTTATGGCCACATCAATCTTGGTACGAGGGTCAAGACAGTATAAACGGTGTTAAAATACAAAAATATGAAATGTCGGACATAGGAAATGACTTATCTATTTATACAATTTGTCATGAAAGTGGACATATGATTTATGGGTATCCAGACCTTTACGATTATGATGGAGATTCTGAGGGTACTGGAGGCTACAGCCTAATGAGCGGAGCTGATGACGAAAAAAATCCTATTCCACCAGATCCATATTGCAGAAATGTTATGTCTGGTTGGAATACTCCAATAAGCATGAATACTTATCCAAGCGGAACTAAATTTGATGCACAAACAAATGGAACTGGAAATCAATACTGTTATAAATGGTCAGGAAGTAATCCTAAAGAATATTACTTGATAGAAAATATTCAAAAAACAGGTAGATACGCTAGTGCTCCAGATGCAGGCTTAGCTGTTTGGCATGTAGATGAAAATGGAGATAATTCTAAAAATGCTATGACAGCAGCTAATCACTATTTAGTATCACTTGAACAAGCTGATGGAAGATTTGATTTAGAGAAAAATGTAAATGGTGGAGACAGTGAAGATTTATTCAGAGCAGGTTATAGAGATTCCTTTGGGGATACAACTCTTCCAAACTCTAAATGGTGGAATGGATCAGCTTCAGGTTTAAATATTTCAGGAATTAGCAGTTTAGGAAATGATATGACTTTTGTACAAGGTGGTACAGTTATAGATAATCCATATAAAAATATAGCACCACAAGCTACAGCTTCAAGCTCTTACGTATCTGATTGGGAAAGCATAAGTGCTTTAAATGATGGAAAAGAGCCAACAAGCTCAAATGATAGAAGTGCTGCTGTTTATGGAAATTGGCCAAAAACAGGTACGCAGTGGGTACAATATCAATTTAATAAGCAATTTACCATATCAAGCACTGATGTTTATTGGTTTAAGGATGGACAAGGTATAGATGTACCAGCTTCATATCAAGTATTATATTGGGATGGTAGTGCATGGCAGTATGTACAAAATGCAAAAGGTTTAGGCACAGAAATTAATAAATATAACACTACTACATTTACACCAGTAACAACAAATGCTATTGCAATACAAATGACATCAAAGGGCAGTTCTTCTACAGGAATACTTGAGTGGAAGGTATTCGGTAAATAA
- a CDS encoding glycosyltransferase family 39 protein, producing the protein MKKKYYMYVGMLGILLSLIWVILVKTQPYSDFQYYNELAKQIANGGVWGNTYTSVGYSILLGFVYKIFGGNLIVAKLFNIVLTVLNYFILYKVLNKVNINEKKRKIIYTIFVVFPNNIFYNSITGTEIIFTTVLLLITLIYFSDIKYKYIMLGILTAASAMIKPFFILFFFAVFILELVMKKRLLNALKHGILILVISMICLAPWIYRNTKLMGQLTFISNNSGIVLYINNNSQNHYGLWMDANNVENSIVKKKSYIKANETQKNKMLSTAAKKWIISHPKQFIVLGFKRILNTYFSCSDISYSLYGAGLSTNIQLILGILANDIKIIVFALAVISIIICSIKTIYNLIAKNSLKAYDIYGLILFYMFTSVYFVTEGQPRYSFPLIFIAIYFFCNALESAILFIKSNRGRKLADKKSF; encoded by the coding sequence ATGAAGAAAAAGTATTATATGTATGTAGGGATGCTAGGAATATTATTAAGTTTAATATGGGTTATATTAGTGAAAACTCAGCCTTATTCTGATTTTCAGTATTATAATGAACTTGCAAAACAAATAGCAAATGGTGGTGTATGGGGAAATACATACACGTCAGTAGGATATTCTATATTATTAGGATTTGTGTATAAAATTTTTGGAGGTAACTTAATTGTAGCCAAGCTTTTTAATATAGTTCTAACAGTCTTGAATTACTTTATATTATATAAGGTGCTAAATAAGGTCAATATAAATGAAAAAAAGAGGAAAATAATTTATACAATATTTGTTGTTTTCCCTAACAATATTTTTTACAACAGTATTACTGGAACAGAAATTATATTTACTACAGTACTTCTTTTAATAACTCTAATATACTTTAGTGATATTAAATATAAGTATATTATGCTTGGTATTCTTACAGCAGCAAGTGCGATGATAAAGCCATTTTTTATTTTATTTTTCTTTGCAGTATTTATATTAGAATTAGTAATGAAGAAGAGACTTTTAAATGCATTAAAGCATGGTATTTTAATATTAGTTATAAGCATGATATGTCTTGCACCGTGGATTTATAGAAATACGAAGCTTATGGGTCAGCTTACATTTATCTCTAACAATAGTGGTATTGTGCTTTATATAAATAATAATTCACAAAATCATTATGGATTATGGATGGATGCTAATAATGTTGAAAATTCAATTGTAAAAAAGAAAAGCTATATAAAAGCAAATGAAACACAAAAAAATAAAATGTTAAGTACTGCTGCGAAAAAATGGATAATATCGCATCCTAAACAGTTTATAGTGTTAGGTTTTAAAAGAATACTCAATACCTATTTTAGTTGTAGTGACATAAGTTATAGTTTGTATGGTGCTGGTTTAAGTACTAATATTCAATTAATCTTAGGGATTTTGGCAAATGATATTAAAATTATAGTGTTTGCTTTGGCGGTTATTTCAATAATTATTTGCAGCATAAAAACAATATATAATTTAATTGCTAAAAACAGTCTAAAAGCATATGATATTTATGGTTTGATTTTATTCTATATGTTTACCAGTGTATATTTTGTAACAGAGGGTCAGCCGCGTTATTCTTTTCCCCTAATATTTATAGCAATTTATTTTTTCTGTAATGCTTTAGAAAGCGCTATTTTATTTATAAAAAGCAATAGGGGAAGAAAGCTAGCTGATAAAAAAAGCTTTTAG
- a CDS encoding fructose bisphosphate aldolase yields MNKIQLTRMNKGDGFIAALDQSGGSTPKALLQYGIKENSYSNEEEMFNLVHEMRTRIIKSPPFNSDYILGAILFENTMQRTIDGKYTADYLWEEKNIVPFLKIDKGLAATQNGVQLMKPIDNLDNILDAALEKNIFGTKMRSFIKEPNLEGIKTIVDQQFEIGIKIASKGLVPILEPEIDINSGYKERAENILKDEILKHLNTLDDETKIMLKISIPTEDNFYSDLMKDPHIVRVVALSGGYSREQANAKLSRNSGLIASFSRALSEDLSMNQSEEEFNKTLGDSIKEIYKASIK; encoded by the coding sequence ATGAATAAAATTCAATTGACTCGCATGAATAAAGGTGATGGCTTTATTGCCGCACTAGACCAAAGCGGCGGCAGTACTCCAAAAGCATTACTTCAGTATGGAATTAAAGAAAATAGCTACTCTAACGAGGAGGAAATGTTCAATTTAGTTCATGAAATGAGAACACGTATTATAAAAAGTCCGCCCTTCAATTCAGATTATATTTTAGGTGCTATTTTATTTGAAAACACAATGCAGCGTACTATTGATGGAAAATATACAGCTGATTATCTCTGGGAAGAGAAAAACATAGTACCTTTTCTAAAAATCGATAAAGGCTTAGCTGCGACTCAAAATGGTGTGCAGCTTATGAAGCCTATAGACAATTTAGATAATATTTTAGATGCTGCCCTAGAAAAAAATATATTTGGAACAAAAATGCGTTCATTTATTAAAGAGCCAAATCTTGAAGGAATAAAAACGATTGTAGACCAGCAATTTGAAATTGGCATAAAAATCGCATCAAAGGGCTTAGTTCCAATCCTTGAGCCAGAGATTGATATTAATAGTGGTTATAAAGAAAGAGCAGAAAATATTTTAAAGGATGAAATACTAAAGCACTTAAACACGCTTGATGATGAAACAAAAATAATGCTTAAAATCTCAATACCAACTGAAGATAATTTTTATAGTGATTTAATGAAAGATCCTCATATTGTAAGGGTAGTAGCTTTATCTGGAGGTTATAGTAGAGAACAGGCAAATGCTAAATTATCTCGTAACTCTGGTTTAATTGCTAGCTTTTCTCGTGCCTTATCCGAAGACTTAAGTATGAATCAAAGTGAAGAAGAATTTAATAAAACCTTAGGTGACTCAATTAAGGAAATTTATAAAGCATCAATAAAATAA
- a CDS encoding glycosyl hydrolase family 18 protein — MRQYQKISAVLVLILTLILSNTMVLAKPRVSGTAPIAPTNLTASNITTSSAALSWSAVSNATGYKLYRATPNDSNYALIATLSSTSYNNTGLTAGTKYWYYVTAYNSYGTSAASTHINLTTAQAPVTTSKKLILGFTTYYYSGDTSSYNSMATNTSTIDEIATQSYQTDAAGNVTGLVPTNQLTYANNNGINSLAMIQNNFDKNISKAVLESATNRQALINNMLNIIKTNGYKGINVDIEGVYYYDRSYLTTFMSELYNTLKPLGYTVTMSVPAKTYDNQTDGWSGAFDYASLSKYADQIVLMTYDEHYPGGTPGPVASIGWVENVVKYAVTVIPSSKLLLGTAAYGYDWYSTSTKAYGINGMYNLASTNGAAVLWDATSKTPYFNYTDSTGIAHSAWFENGTSVGYKLDLVNNYNLSGIAIWRLGLENTDYWSTIKTKFNR, encoded by the coding sequence ATGAGACAATATCAAAAAATAAGTGCAGTTTTAGTATTAATACTTACTTTGATTCTTAGTAACACTATGGTATTGGCTAAACCAAGGGTATCTGGTACTGCTCCTATAGCCCCAACTAATTTAACAGCTTCTAACATAACAACTAGCTCTGCTGCTTTAAGTTGGTCTGCAGTTTCAAATGCGACAGGCTACAAGCTTTATAGGGCTACCCCAAATGATTCAAATTATGCATTAATAGCAACACTATCAAGTACAAGCTACAACAATACAGGACTGACTGCTGGTACTAAATATTGGTATTATGTTACAGCCTATAATTCCTATGGTACCTCCGCAGCATCAACACATATAAACCTAACAACTGCTCAAGCACCTGTAACAACTTCTAAGAAGCTTATACTTGGATTTACTACTTATTATTATTCAGGAGATACTTCTTCGTATAACTCAATGGCAACTAATACATCTACCATTGATGAAATAGCTACTCAATCTTACCAGACAGATGCAGCAGGAAATGTTACAGGACTTGTTCCTACAAATCAATTAACCTATGCTAATAACAATGGAATTAACTCCTTAGCAATGATTCAAAATAACTTCGATAAAAATATATCCAAAGCTGTTTTAGAAAGTGCTACAAATAGACAAGCTCTTATAAATAACATGTTAAATATTATAAAAACAAACGGTTACAAGGGAATAAATGTTGATATTGAAGGCGTTTATTACTACGATAGAAGCTATTTAACAACATTTATGAGTGAATTATACAATACTCTTAAACCTCTAGGTTATACAGTAACTATGTCTGTTCCAGCAAAAACCTATGATAACCAAACAGATGGATGGAGTGGTGCTTTTGACTATGCAAGTCTTTCTAAATATGCTGATCAAATAGTTTTAATGACTTATGACGAGCACTATCCAGGTGGAACTCCTGGTCCAGTAGCTTCAATTGGCTGGGTAGAGAATGTAGTTAAATATGCTGTTACTGTAATCCCAAGTTCAAAGCTTCTTCTTGGAACTGCGGCTTATGGATATGATTGGTATTCAACTAGTACAAAAGCTTATGGCATAAATGGTATGTATAATCTAGCTTCAACAAATGGAGCTGCTGTACTATGGGATGCAACAAGTAAGACACCTTACTTTAATTATACAGATTCAACTGGAATTGCACACTCAGCTTGGTTTGAAAATGGTACAAGCGTTGGCTACAAGTTAGATTTGGTAAATAACTATAATTTATCAGGTATTGCAATTTGGAGACTTGGTCTTGAAAATACAGATTACTGGTCAACTATAAAAACTAAGTTTAATAGATAG
- a CDS encoding GNAT family N-acetyltransferase, with amino-acid sequence MKDVLIRYAVVEDYENAQEIMQQVQALHVKWRPDIYKQTFTVLPHEEYKRAVDQNTIIVAESNEKVVGMLSYICRHVESDKQVTRDIIFIDCMAVDKENRGNGIGHKLIEFVKNIVKEKSFDGLELQVNAKNTDARKMYEKYGFVEKSINMEYLLQ; translated from the coding sequence ATGAAAGACGTATTGATTCGTTATGCTGTAGTAGAAGATTATGAAAATGCCCAGGAGATCATGCAACAAGTTCAAGCTTTGCATGTGAAGTGGAGACCTGATATATACAAACAAACTTTTACAGTTTTGCCTCATGAAGAATATAAAAGAGCTGTTGATCAAAATACTATTATTGTAGCAGAGAGTAATGAAAAAGTAGTTGGAATGCTTTCATATATTTGCAGACATGTTGAAAGTGATAAACAGGTTACCAGAGATATTATATTTATTGATTGTATGGCAGTAGATAAAGAAAACAGAGGGAACGGTATTGGACATAAGTTAATTGAATTTGTCAAAAATATTGTTAAGGAAAAATCTTTTGATGGACTTGAGCTTCAGGTAAATGCGAAAAATACAGATGCAAGGAAAATGTATGAAAAGTATGGTTTTGTGGAGAAATCAATAAATATGGAATACCTATTGCAATAA
- a CDS encoding NUDIX hydrolase yields the protein MSELWDLYDECRKPLNKTHIRGVPLLKGEYHVVVNIWTINRDGKILIDKRHPDKKFGGLWECTGGSVTIGEDSITGALRELEEEVGIKVTPKELILIHSIRLADRFVDTYIVNKDVDIDSLVLQEEEVTEARFVTLNELDELCLNNKIIIKERYKMYHDKIALYTR from the coding sequence ATGAGTGAATTATGGGATTTGTATGATGAATGTAGAAAACCGCTAAATAAAACACATATAAGGGGTGTACCTCTTTTAAAAGGTGAGTATCATGTAGTCGTTAATATTTGGACTATAAACAGAGATGGTAAAATACTTATAGATAAAAGACATCCTGATAAAAAATTTGGAGGTCTTTGGGAGTGTACAGGCGGTTCGGTTACTATAGGTGAAGATAGTATAACCGGTGCGTTAAGAGAATTAGAAGAAGAAGTTGGTATTAAGGTAACTCCCAAGGAACTTATTTTAATACATAGTATTCGTTTAGCGGACAGGTTTGTGGATACATATATTGTTAACAAGGATGTGGATATAGATAGTTTAGTATTACAAGAGGAAGAAGTAACTGAAGCAAGATTTGTTACTCTAAATGAATTAGATGAATTATGTTTAAACAATAAGATAATTATAAAGGAACGTTACAAAATGTATCATGATAAAATTGCATTATATACCAGATAA
- a CDS encoding immunity protein Imm33 domain-containing protein, with protein sequence MITIKRNINGKLFKVTVEEYLKEQAQAFLDVIANIESSKIKDKFKIQIGWSIFTIVEDSDGFNIVSPDYSKNLFHESTNDLTIPLWIQLEQGILLNKLRLDGEQISFQDKVVCTKEVLSMDSIYMERASEREKGDSGWYIGPVDESITNDKLEAYYAYQLLKIRPAIIKTLALPSGYMAVFEKDELKAVLNEKDIDLLKKYNE encoded by the coding sequence ATGATAACTATAAAAAGAAATATTAATGGAAAACTATTTAAGGTAACTGTAGAAGAATACTTAAAAGAGCAGGCACAAGCGTTTCTTGATGTAATTGCTAATATTGAATCTAGCAAAATAAAAGATAAATTTAAAATTCAAATAGGATGGAGTATATTTACAATTGTGGAGGATAGTGATGGATTTAATATAGTTTCGCCTGATTATAGCAAAAATCTATTTCATGAAAGTACGAATGATCTAACTATACCTTTATGGATACAGCTAGAGCAGGGAATTTTGTTAAATAAATTGAGGTTAGATGGAGAACAGATTTCATTTCAAGACAAGGTAGTGTGTACTAAGGAAGTACTATCAATGGATAGTATTTATATGGAAAGAGCTAGTGAGCGCGAGAAGGGAGATTCAGGATGGTATATAGGACCTGTTGATGAATCAATTACTAATGATAAATTAGAAGCATACTATGCATATCAATTATTAAAGATTAGACCAGCAATAATAAAAACACTAGCATTACCAAGCGGTTATATGGCTGTATTTGAGAAAGATGAATTAAAAGCAGTACTTAATGAGAAGGATATTGATTTATTAAAAAAGTATAATGAGTAA